One Etheostoma cragini isolate CJK2018 chromosome 18, CSU_Ecrag_1.0, whole genome shotgun sequence DNA window includes the following coding sequences:
- the LOC117961482 gene encoding rho-associated protein kinase 2-like isoform X3: MLGAESRLESRLKKLESLIRNPESAINLETLLDSMNALAHDLNYPALRKNKNIEAFLNRYEKAASQLRELQVKPDDFEKVKLIGRGAYGEVKLVRHKASRKVYAMKQLSKFEMVKRSDSAFFWEERHIMAFSNSPWIVQLCSAFQDDRHLYLVMEFMPGGDLVTLTMNYDIPEKWARFYTAEVVLALNAIHSMGFIHRDVKPDNMLLDQHGHLKLADFGTCMKMDSKGMVHCETAVGTPDYISPEVLQSQDGAGYYGRECDWWSVGVFIYELLVGETPFYAESLVGTYGKIMNHKNTLIFPEDVEMSQDAKDLICAFLTDRKVRLGRTGVDEIKCHPFFKNDQWTFDNIRETVAPVVPELNGDIDTSNFDDIEDDKGAAETFSPPKAFVGNQLPFVGFTYFKEDQLLKGNNNCFLEDSEDSKEHSENKDYCSDSKKELQKKLHQLEEQVNHEMQAKDELEHKCKIATNRLDKLVKELDKEMSSRQTVEASLRQLERERALLQHQSTENLRKVEIETDRKRSLENELNNLRDQLEDLRKKNQNSQISNENNIQLQRQLEEANAVLQAEQEAAARLKKSQAEAQKQAESLEDSLRELQEKCSQLENSKMELEKRLMGLQAELEEERRLRNLGTETITDLQGRISGLEEEVKDMKSSLSKVQSEKKLLHEKLNDLEKEKSNQEIDLTFKLKSLQQSLEQEEAEHKATKAKLADKNNIHQSIEEKSEALKKMECTLQEERSLKLQVEGKLLQQQKDHSMLDRDYKQAQHKLDELQAQKEKLSEEVKSLSMRLEQEIHKRSMSQSDLKMQNQQVSVLHSSEKQLKQELNHLLDVKQVLEKQNQELRREKQEAGGQLKELKDQLEAEQYFTTLYKTQIRELKDERDERNKLYKEVQQRLAEYQDERSSLTAQLEASLTKADSEQLARSIAEEQYSDLEKEKIMKELEIKDMMARHKQELGDKEATISSLEESNRTLTVDVANLAGEKEELNNQLKDMQQQLQKVKEEEKQMNSLKLSFEKLLQNERTLKIQAVNKLAEVMNRRETVQRGHRSIDTEVHRKEKENRKLQLELRAEKEKLNSTIIKYQRELTDMQALIAEESQVRLELQMALDSKDSDIEQLRCQITSLSVHSLDSTSISSGNDIDDGYPVRITHSHTSESMSFTYQRTHKSVCIDTRPNLHSAHTLFGSDSEDEEEYDGGAQQGHRPLALTYEQPPESESADSRLEGWISLSTKNTKRFGWDKKFIVVSSKKILFYNSELDREQANPFMTLDIDKLFHVRPVTQTDVYRADAKEIPRIFQILYANEGEIKREQELLVEPAAYGDRPSYISHKGHEFILTLYHFPSSCEACARPLWHVFKPPPALECRRCHTKCHKDHLDRKEEVIVPCKVNYDISTAKELLLLTNSQEEQQRWVSHLLKRIPRKNPTLSPPSAAQNNLHEATSSSSPRVSPRPSPRASPRMSAHRGAIKIQPSRQQQPSGKPS; encoded by the exons ATGCTCGGAGCGGAGAGCAGACTGGAATCCCGGTTGAAGAAGCTGGAGTCCCTGATAAGGAACCCAGAGTCGGCTATAAACTTGGAAACCCTGCTG gATTCCATGAACGCGCTGGCTCATGATTTGAACTATCCTGCTCTgcggaaaaacaaaaacattgaggcCTTTCTGAACCGAT ATGAAAAGGCAGCGAGTCAGCTGCGAGAACTGCAGGTGAAACCTGATGACTTTGAAAAAGTGAAGCTGATCGGCAGAGGAGCCTACGGAGAAGTGAAGCTG GTCCGTCACAAGGCCTCTCGGAAGGTTTACGCCATGAAGCAGCTCAGCAAGTTCGAAATGGTCAAGCGGTCAGACTCTGCCTTCTTCTGGGAGGAGAGGCACATCATGGCCTTTTCCAACAGTCCTTGGATCGTCCAG CTGTGCAGTGCTTTCCAAGACGACCGCCACCTCTACTTGGTGATGGAGTTCATGCCTGGAGGCGACCTGGTCACGCTCACCATGAACTACGACATACCTGAGAAATGGGCTCGCTTCTACACAGCTGAAGTAGTGCTGGCGTTGAACGCCATCCACTCCATGGGCTTCATCCATCGGGACGTCAAACCTGACAACATGCTGCTGGACCAACACGGACACCTCAAACTGGCAGATTTCGGCACGTGCATGAAGATGGACTCA AAGGGCATGGTGCACTGTGAAACTGCTGTAGGCACCCCAGACTACATTTCCCCTGAAGTGCTTCAGTCCCAGGATGGTGCTGGTTACTACGGCCGGGAGTGCGACTGGTGGTCTGTGGGAGTCTTTATCTATGAGCTGCTGGTCG GTGAAACTCCCTTCTATGCTGAATCCCTGGTTGGGACTTATGGGAAGATCATGAACCACAAGAACACACTCATCTTCCCAGAGGATGTAGAGATGTCTCAGGATGCCAAAGACCTCATCTGTGCCTTTCTTACTGACAG GAAGGTTCGTCTGGGCCGCACTGGAGTGGATGAGATCAAGTGTCACCCTTTCTTTAAGAACGATCAGTGGACCTTTGACAACATCCGAGAGa CTGTGGCTCCAGTTGTGCCTGAGCTGAACGGTGACATAGACACCAGTAACTTTGATGACATAGAGGATGATAAAGGAGCTGCTGAGACCTTTTCTCCACCCAAGGCCTTTGTGGGCAACCAACTACCATTTGTCGGCTTCACTTACTTCAAGGAAGACCA gCTGCTGAAGGGAAATAACAACTGCTTTTTGGAGGACTCAGAGGACAGTAAAGAACACTCTGAGAATAAGGATTATTGCTCGGACAGTAAGAAAGAG CTGCAGAAAAAGCTCCATCAGCTGGAGGAGCAGGTCAACCATGAGATGCAGGCCAAAGATGAGCTGGAGCACAAGTGCAA AATTGCCACCAACCGTTTAGACAAGCTGGTCAAGGAATTAGACAAGGAG ATGAGTAGCAGGCAGACTGTCGAGGCCTCGCTGAggcagctggagagagagagagctctgcTGCAGCACCAGAGCACCGAGAACCTGCGcaaggtggagattgaaactgACAGAAAACGCAGTCTGGAGAACGAAT TGAACAACTTGAGAGACCAGCTAGAGGATCTTAGAAAGAAGAACCAGAATTCCCAGATCTCCAACGAGAACAACATTCAGCTGCAGAGACAA CTTGAAGAGGCCAACGCCGTGCTGCAGGCTGAGCAGGAGGCGGCGGCGCGGCTGAAGAAGAGTCAGGCAGAAGCACAGAAACAGGCTGAGAGCCTGGAGGACAGCCTCAGGGAGCTGCAGGAGAAGTGCAGCCAGCTTGAAAACAGCAAGATGGAGCTGGAGAAGCGGCTGATGGGGCTGCAGGccgagctggaggaggagagaagactCCGCAACCTCGGGACAGAAACTATCACTGACCTGCAGG GACGTATCTCTGGCCTGGAAGAAGAAGTGAAAGACATGAAGTCATCTCTCTCCAAGGTCCAGTCTGAAAAGAAGCTGCTACATGAGAAGCTCAATGACCTCGAGAAG GAGAAGAGCAACCAAGAGATTGACTTGACGTTCAAGCTGAAGTCGCTTCAACAGAGTCTGGAGCAGGAGGAGGCAGAACACAAGGCCACAAAAGCCAAGCTCgcagataaaaacaatatcCATCAGTCCATCGAGGAGAAGTCTGAGGCCTTAAAAA AGATGGAGTGCACCCTGCAGGAGGAGCGCAGCTTGAAGCTGCAGGTGGAGGGAAAGCTGCTGCAACAACAGAAGGATCACTCCATGCTGGACCGCGACTACAAGCAGGCGCAGCACAAACTGGATGAGCTGCAGgcacaaaaagagaaactttCTGAGGAG gTAAAGAGCCTGAGCATGCGTCTGGAGCAGGAGATCCACAAGAGGAGCATGAGCCAGAGCGATCTAAAGATGCAGAACCAGCAGGTGTCGGTGCTCCACTCATCGGAGAAACAGCTCAAACAGGAGCTCAACCACCTGCTGGACGTGAAGCAGGTCCTGGAGAAACAGAACCAGGAGCTACGCAG GGAGAAACAGGAGGCGGGTGGCCAGCTGAAGGAACTGAAAGACCAACTGGAGGCTGAGCAGTATTTCACA ACTCTTTACAAGACGCAGATCCGTGAGCTGAAGGACGAGCGTGATGAGAGGAACAAACTGTACAAAGAGGTGCAGCAGCGATTGGCAGAATATCAGGATGAGAG GAGTTCCCTGACAGCGCAGCTGGAAGCCAGTTTGACCAAGGCGGACTCTGAGCAGCTTGCCCGCTCCATCGCTGAGGAGCAGTACTCGGAtctggagaaggagaagatCATGAAGGAGCTGGAGATCAAAGACATGATGGCGAGACACAAACAGGAGCTCGGCGACAAGGAGGCCACCATAAGCTCG CTGGAAGAGTCCAACCGCACTCTGACGGTGGACGTGGCCAACCTGGCCGGCGAGAAAGAGGAGCTCAACAACCAGctgaaagacatgcagcaac AGCTCCAGAaagtgaaggaggaggagaagcagaTGAACTCTCTCAAACTGTCCTTTGAAAAGCTGCTGCAGAATGAAAGAACACTAAAAATTCAG GCTGTCAACAAGCTGGCCGAGGTGATGAACAGGAGGGAGACAGTGCAAAGAGGCCACCGAAGCATCGACACCGAGGTGCAcaggaaggagaaggagaacagGAAGCTGCAGCTGGAGCTGAGAGCAGAGAAGGAGAAGCTTAACAGCACCATCATCAAGTACCAGAGAGAGCTGACGGACATGCAGGCG CTCATAGCAGAAGAGAGCCAGGTGCGTCTGGAGCTTCAGATGGCGTTGGACAGCAAAGACAGTGACATCGAGCAGCTTCGTTGCCAGATCACCTCTCTCAGCGTTCACTCTCTGGACTCCACCAGCATCAGCAGTGGCAATGACATAGACGACGGATACCCAG TGCGCATTACTCACTCTCACACCTCAGAATCAATGTCCTTCACCTACCAGCGCACACACAAATCTGTCTGCATCGACACCCGGCCCAACCTTCACTCTGCTCACACGCTCTTCGGCTCTGACTCCGAGGATGAAGAAGAATACGATGGGGGGGCGCAGCAGGGCCACCGTCCCCTGGCCCTCACCTATGAACAGCCCCCTGAGTCTGAATCTGCAG ACTCCAGGCTGGAGGGCTGGATTTCACTTTCTACCAAGAACACAAAGCGGTTTGGCTGGGACAAAAAA TTTATTGTGGTGAGCAGTAAGAAGATCCTGTTCTACAACAGCGAGCTGGACCGAGAACAGGCCAACCCGTTCATGACGCTGGACATAGA TAAGCTGTTTCATGTCCGACCTGTCACTCAAACTGACGTGTACCGTGCAGATGCCAAAGAAATTCCAAGGATATTCCAG ATCTTGTATGCCAATGAAGGCGAGATTAAACGTGAACAGGAGCTTTTAGTGGAGCCCGCCGCGTATGGTGATCGTCCCTCCTACATCAGCCACAAGGGCCACGAATTCATCCTCACTCTATACCACTTCCCCTCCAGCTGTGAGGCCTGCGCTCGGCCACTCTGGCACGTTTTCAAGCCCCCGCCGGCCCTTGAGTGCCGCCGCTGCCACACCAAGTGCCACAAAGATCACCTGGACAGAAAGGAGGAAGTTATTGTGCCCTGCAAAG
- the LOC117961482 gene encoding rho-associated protein kinase 2-like isoform X4: protein MLGAESRLESRLKKLESLIRNPESAINLETLLDSMNALAHDLNYPALRKNKNIEAFLNRYEKAASQLRELQVKPDDFEKVKLIGRGAYGEVKLVRHKASRKVYAMKQLSKFEMVKRSDSAFFWEERHIMAFSNSPWIVQLCSAFQDDRHLYLVMEFMPGGDLVTLTMNYDIPEKWARFYTAEVVLALNAIHSMGFIHRDVKPDNMLLDQHGHLKLADFGTCMKMDSKGMVHCETAVGTPDYISPEVLQSQDGAGYYGRECDWWSVGVFIYELLVGETPFYAESLVGTYGKIMNHKNTLIFPEDVEMSQDAKDLICAFLTDRKVRLGRTGVDEIKCHPFFKNDQWTFDNIRETVAPVVPELNGDIDTSNFDDIEDDKGAAETFSPPKAFVGNQLPFVGFTYFKEDQLLKGNNNCFLEDSEDSKEHSENKDYCSDSKKELQKKLHQLEEQVNHEMQAKDELEHKCKIATNRLDKLVKELDKEMSSRQTVEASLRQLERERALLQHQSTENLRKVEIETDRKRSLENELNNLRDQLEDLRKKNQNSQISNENNIQLQRQLEEANAVLQAEQEAAARLKKSQAEAQKQAESLEDSLRELQEKCSQLENSKMELEKRLMGLQAELEEERRLRNLGTETITDLQGRISGLEEEVKDMKSSLSKVQSEKKLLHEKLNDLEKEKSNQEIDLTFKLKSLQQSLEQEEAEHKATKAKLADKNNIHQSIEEKSEALKKMECTLQEERSLKLQVEGKLLQQQKDHSMLDRDYKQAQHKLDELQAQKEKLSEEVKSLSMRLEQEIHKRSMSQSDLKMQNQQVSVLHSSEKQLKQELNHLLDVKQVLEKQNQELRREKQEAGGQLKELKDQLEAEQYFTTLYKTQIRELKDERDERNKLYKEVQQRLAEYQDERSSLTAQLEASLTKADSEQLARSIAEEQYSDLEKEKIMKELEIKDMMARHKQELGDKEATISSLEESNRTLTVDVANLAGEKEELNNQLKDMQQQLQKVKEEEKQMNSLKLSFEKLLQNERTLKIQAVNKLAEVMNRRETVQRGHRSIDTEVHRKEKENRKLQLELRAEKEKLNSTIIKYQRELTDMQALIAEESQVRLELQMALDSKDSDIEQLRCQITSLSVHSLDSTSISSGNDIDDGYPDSRLEGWISLSTKNTKRFGWDKKFIVVSSKKILFYNSELDREQANPFMTLDIDKLFHVRPVTQTDVYRADAKEIPRIFQILYANEGEIKREQELLVEPAAYGDRPSYISHKGHEFILTLYHFPSSCEACARPLWHVFKPPPALECRRCHTKCHKDHLDRKEEVIVPCKVNYDISTAKELLLLTNSQEEQQRWVSHLLKRIPRKNPTLSPPSAAQNNLHEATSSSSPRVSPRPSPRASPRMSAHRGAIKIQPSRQQQPSGKPRLLEFGLKDWNWPLDDDDNDDDDDLFF, encoded by the exons ATGCTCGGAGCGGAGAGCAGACTGGAATCCCGGTTGAAGAAGCTGGAGTCCCTGATAAGGAACCCAGAGTCGGCTATAAACTTGGAAACCCTGCTG gATTCCATGAACGCGCTGGCTCATGATTTGAACTATCCTGCTCTgcggaaaaacaaaaacattgaggcCTTTCTGAACCGAT ATGAAAAGGCAGCGAGTCAGCTGCGAGAACTGCAGGTGAAACCTGATGACTTTGAAAAAGTGAAGCTGATCGGCAGAGGAGCCTACGGAGAAGTGAAGCTG GTCCGTCACAAGGCCTCTCGGAAGGTTTACGCCATGAAGCAGCTCAGCAAGTTCGAAATGGTCAAGCGGTCAGACTCTGCCTTCTTCTGGGAGGAGAGGCACATCATGGCCTTTTCCAACAGTCCTTGGATCGTCCAG CTGTGCAGTGCTTTCCAAGACGACCGCCACCTCTACTTGGTGATGGAGTTCATGCCTGGAGGCGACCTGGTCACGCTCACCATGAACTACGACATACCTGAGAAATGGGCTCGCTTCTACACAGCTGAAGTAGTGCTGGCGTTGAACGCCATCCACTCCATGGGCTTCATCCATCGGGACGTCAAACCTGACAACATGCTGCTGGACCAACACGGACACCTCAAACTGGCAGATTTCGGCACGTGCATGAAGATGGACTCA AAGGGCATGGTGCACTGTGAAACTGCTGTAGGCACCCCAGACTACATTTCCCCTGAAGTGCTTCAGTCCCAGGATGGTGCTGGTTACTACGGCCGGGAGTGCGACTGGTGGTCTGTGGGAGTCTTTATCTATGAGCTGCTGGTCG GTGAAACTCCCTTCTATGCTGAATCCCTGGTTGGGACTTATGGGAAGATCATGAACCACAAGAACACACTCATCTTCCCAGAGGATGTAGAGATGTCTCAGGATGCCAAAGACCTCATCTGTGCCTTTCTTACTGACAG GAAGGTTCGTCTGGGCCGCACTGGAGTGGATGAGATCAAGTGTCACCCTTTCTTTAAGAACGATCAGTGGACCTTTGACAACATCCGAGAGa CTGTGGCTCCAGTTGTGCCTGAGCTGAACGGTGACATAGACACCAGTAACTTTGATGACATAGAGGATGATAAAGGAGCTGCTGAGACCTTTTCTCCACCCAAGGCCTTTGTGGGCAACCAACTACCATTTGTCGGCTTCACTTACTTCAAGGAAGACCA gCTGCTGAAGGGAAATAACAACTGCTTTTTGGAGGACTCAGAGGACAGTAAAGAACACTCTGAGAATAAGGATTATTGCTCGGACAGTAAGAAAGAG CTGCAGAAAAAGCTCCATCAGCTGGAGGAGCAGGTCAACCATGAGATGCAGGCCAAAGATGAGCTGGAGCACAAGTGCAA AATTGCCACCAACCGTTTAGACAAGCTGGTCAAGGAATTAGACAAGGAG ATGAGTAGCAGGCAGACTGTCGAGGCCTCGCTGAggcagctggagagagagagagctctgcTGCAGCACCAGAGCACCGAGAACCTGCGcaaggtggagattgaaactgACAGAAAACGCAGTCTGGAGAACGAAT TGAACAACTTGAGAGACCAGCTAGAGGATCTTAGAAAGAAGAACCAGAATTCCCAGATCTCCAACGAGAACAACATTCAGCTGCAGAGACAA CTTGAAGAGGCCAACGCCGTGCTGCAGGCTGAGCAGGAGGCGGCGGCGCGGCTGAAGAAGAGTCAGGCAGAAGCACAGAAACAGGCTGAGAGCCTGGAGGACAGCCTCAGGGAGCTGCAGGAGAAGTGCAGCCAGCTTGAAAACAGCAAGATGGAGCTGGAGAAGCGGCTGATGGGGCTGCAGGccgagctggaggaggagagaagactCCGCAACCTCGGGACAGAAACTATCACTGACCTGCAGG GACGTATCTCTGGCCTGGAAGAAGAAGTGAAAGACATGAAGTCATCTCTCTCCAAGGTCCAGTCTGAAAAGAAGCTGCTACATGAGAAGCTCAATGACCTCGAGAAG GAGAAGAGCAACCAAGAGATTGACTTGACGTTCAAGCTGAAGTCGCTTCAACAGAGTCTGGAGCAGGAGGAGGCAGAACACAAGGCCACAAAAGCCAAGCTCgcagataaaaacaatatcCATCAGTCCATCGAGGAGAAGTCTGAGGCCTTAAAAA AGATGGAGTGCACCCTGCAGGAGGAGCGCAGCTTGAAGCTGCAGGTGGAGGGAAAGCTGCTGCAACAACAGAAGGATCACTCCATGCTGGACCGCGACTACAAGCAGGCGCAGCACAAACTGGATGAGCTGCAGgcacaaaaagagaaactttCTGAGGAG gTAAAGAGCCTGAGCATGCGTCTGGAGCAGGAGATCCACAAGAGGAGCATGAGCCAGAGCGATCTAAAGATGCAGAACCAGCAGGTGTCGGTGCTCCACTCATCGGAGAAACAGCTCAAACAGGAGCTCAACCACCTGCTGGACGTGAAGCAGGTCCTGGAGAAACAGAACCAGGAGCTACGCAG GGAGAAACAGGAGGCGGGTGGCCAGCTGAAGGAACTGAAAGACCAACTGGAGGCTGAGCAGTATTTCACA ACTCTTTACAAGACGCAGATCCGTGAGCTGAAGGACGAGCGTGATGAGAGGAACAAACTGTACAAAGAGGTGCAGCAGCGATTGGCAGAATATCAGGATGAGAG GAGTTCCCTGACAGCGCAGCTGGAAGCCAGTTTGACCAAGGCGGACTCTGAGCAGCTTGCCCGCTCCATCGCTGAGGAGCAGTACTCGGAtctggagaaggagaagatCATGAAGGAGCTGGAGATCAAAGACATGATGGCGAGACACAAACAGGAGCTCGGCGACAAGGAGGCCACCATAAGCTCG CTGGAAGAGTCCAACCGCACTCTGACGGTGGACGTGGCCAACCTGGCCGGCGAGAAAGAGGAGCTCAACAACCAGctgaaagacatgcagcaac AGCTCCAGAaagtgaaggaggaggagaagcagaTGAACTCTCTCAAACTGTCCTTTGAAAAGCTGCTGCAGAATGAAAGAACACTAAAAATTCAG GCTGTCAACAAGCTGGCCGAGGTGATGAACAGGAGGGAGACAGTGCAAAGAGGCCACCGAAGCATCGACACCGAGGTGCAcaggaaggagaaggagaacagGAAGCTGCAGCTGGAGCTGAGAGCAGAGAAGGAGAAGCTTAACAGCACCATCATCAAGTACCAGAGAGAGCTGACGGACATGCAGGCG CTCATAGCAGAAGAGAGCCAGGTGCGTCTGGAGCTTCAGATGGCGTTGGACAGCAAAGACAGTGACATCGAGCAGCTTCGTTGCCAGATCACCTCTCTCAGCGTTCACTCTCTGGACTCCACCAGCATCAGCAGTGGCAATGACATAGACGACGGATACCCAG ACTCCAGGCTGGAGGGCTGGATTTCACTTTCTACCAAGAACACAAAGCGGTTTGGCTGGGACAAAAAA TTTATTGTGGTGAGCAGTAAGAAGATCCTGTTCTACAACAGCGAGCTGGACCGAGAACAGGCCAACCCGTTCATGACGCTGGACATAGA TAAGCTGTTTCATGTCCGACCTGTCACTCAAACTGACGTGTACCGTGCAGATGCCAAAGAAATTCCAAGGATATTCCAG ATCTTGTATGCCAATGAAGGCGAGATTAAACGTGAACAGGAGCTTTTAGTGGAGCCCGCCGCGTATGGTGATCGTCCCTCCTACATCAGCCACAAGGGCCACGAATTCATCCTCACTCTATACCACTTCCCCTCCAGCTGTGAGGCCTGCGCTCGGCCACTCTGGCACGTTTTCAAGCCCCCGCCGGCCCTTGAGTGCCGCCGCTGCCACACCAAGTGCCACAAAGATCACCTGGACAGAAAGGAGGAAGTTATTGTGCCCTGCAAAG